aaatcaatCGAGGAAATGAAATAACTCTTTATaacggctaaataaaagtttgcaAACATATTTATGTATAAAGGATGAAAACAATGGGTTTATAAATATTCATCTGATGTTACAAAATcacaaaagcattttctttttgtgaggTTCTGATGTAGATGTTCGTGCAAAACGATactgtattaaattaaaatacataaacatacagaTGACAGCAGAGCAGATTACCTGGCTTGATGTTGGAACGAGGGAGGTGGGTTTGTGGACATTCTCTCAAATGACCTTTGTTCCTGAGTTCAAGCAAGTCGTCCCTCtcaaaattacaacaaatatcCCTCCGCAGGACCTCAAAATCAAAGTCTACAGAAAATTCAAGAAAGAAATTTTAGCTTGAGCATTTATCCAGATTTTTGTTGGATACTCTAGTAACTgtaaactctgcacgctcagcaaactcattcaaatattcaaaaaactgctgaaaacagaactcttccattctatctaaaaaataaatatatatatttttttaaatccttcctgctcttttttgcacttgcatctcatgaaatgtaaacacttttctgataggactctgctttgatgttttctcattgacttagattcttgcttgccttgtacctcacatgcaagtcgctttggataaaagcgtctgttaaattaataaatgtaaaggtTATTGGCATTCTTCACGTCTCACACTCTACTACTACTTTTGATACAGCTCCAAATACTGGGCTCATTTCCACAAGTTTTCTCCCGAGTCATTGTTAATATACTAcattataactttttaaatcaataaaagtgAGCTGGGACAAATTGTACAGCTACAGTTTGATTAAATGGtagaaacaaaactgcaaaacgGAAAggagattttaaattattagttaacaatattaaaaaggTACATTTTCATTGTGTCTACAAAATACATAACAATAACTTTACTTGAAGCAGGATTGTCCTCAGTCTCCATGTCTGATGTCCTAAGCTGCTCAATGCTGATGTCCATCACTTCATTAGTTTCCTCTTCAATGGACCTCATTTTGTCTGGCTCTTCCACAGTCTCTGCCTCTGTCCTGGAAGGCTGCCTTCTGGATCTTCCTCTTCTTGTTGAGGCAGCCTGAGACACCATTGTCACATCATCCTCAGAAGATGCACCCTGAGAgacttcatttccttttttaaccCTACCCTGTCTTTTGATTGGGACTTTTCCAGCAGGAGAATCTGAGGCTTTTTTAGCATTGGAGGCAGCTCTTCTAGTAGTCATTCGCTTCTTGGGTACATCGGATTTGTCTTTTGGCTCAGGTTTAGTTTTATTCTCCGAGTCACTTTCATCGCTAAACTCcacctacattaaaatattaaaaagggaCTGCggtacataaaaacacaaaagcagtatACTTCTCAAAACATCAAATCATGTAATCTGATTAGATGCCTACCTTGAAACGTGATTTCTTTGAGCGTCTAGGTGCAGCAGGCACTGGTTGGGCTTTGTCTTGAATTGGCGACAACTCTTCATACACATGAAACTGTACCTTAGGGGCAGTCCTTGGTGCTTTCTGAACTGATGTTTTTACTTTCTGAATAGGAGTAAAAGATAACGTAGGTACCACTGTGTTGAAGTCAAAAGAGCCAAGCTCCTGAACAGTGGACTTTGACTTCACCATTACAGGTGTCACGGGAAACATTCCCTTTACATTGGTGGAGGTTTCTACTTGAATCTTGGGCTTGACAACTTTGACCTTTGTCTTGTCACAAACATCAGGGTTTTTAATAGAGTCTTTAGGTTTTTTAAGCAATGATGATGGTTGcactgttttttcttctgatttCAGCTCTCTATCATTGGGAGCATTCCAAGTCCAAACATTTGAGAAAAGCTCCTCTGGGATGCAGCCCTTTTTTGACGCCAAGGTAATTATTGATACCATGGCCTTGGCTGCTTTAAGGCCTGCTCTTACAGGTCTTAGTACTGGAGAGGGTGTGGAATCAACAAAAGTGAAGCCTGATTCCAGTATTTTCCAAATACTACAGAGCTTGTTACGTCCTGGATCCAGCCCAGACAGGGCCATATGAAGGTACACACGGCCCATCACATCCTGCATCAGGGAGGGTTTAGAGGAGCCTCTGGCAGGACTACTGGAAAGGAAGAGTTTTTCCAATTTTGCCCCCAGTTTGGCAGTGACACTCTTACAGCGAGCTAATGCTGCCCATTGAAGTTTCAAAATAACTTTGGATTCATTGGGATTCAACTGAAGAACCAGGTCAGCCTGTGCTGCTGCCCAGCGAGCAGTGGCACGGCCCAGACAGGGCTCAGAGCAGCAGGGGCACTGGCAGTCTGTTTCATGTGCCAGTGAAGAGAGCCAGCGATGAGGCTGGACTTTGAGAGGTGGGGAGCTAGCCAGATCCTTAACTACTGGTTCTTTGCCAAGCCACCTAGTGCTCAGGATGCCCTTGAAATCATCCTCCAAAGCAGGAATAGGACACTGAGACTTCTGAACTGGGCGACCTTTCCTTGGCTTGATTTTCACCTCTGCCCTCTGGACCTGATcagaaaaatctgaaagaaaaaacaaaatacaaaatgtcataTAAGACACTCAAATGCAACTATAGACATAACATTTCAACATGGAACTGAACAACTTGTCTAATGCAATGTGACCATTAATCATTAatgattattaataatacattaacCAATAATCATATAATTTCAAACCCTTTTGTAACTAACTTAACTAgtttttttcaacaatttaCTTGGAATCAataacatgcaaacattttaaacaatgatcGCACAGTCACAATATAGTTAAACTAAAAGTCAAAGAATGACAATTTGAATCAACAACATGTGGTATTTAGGCACATTGAGCTGTGAATTTAACTGACCTGTGCAGAGGTCCAGAAGGTTCCGGACCTTTTCTAAATCAAAGCCACTTTCCTCTCTTTCCCCCTGCATCAACTCCAACTCAGCTTTTATCACCAGTAGCTCAGCACATCTAAAATAACCAAAACCagacaaagaaaatcaaattaagaagcaaaaactttaaaaaggagTTTGTATTCTGACCACATCAATTGGTCTTCTAATATATAGCCACTCAACCATAAAAAGGTCTGATTAATGCAGAGCTGCTGAGATATACAAGCTTCCAGCAGGTCCTCCTACTTCTACAGAGTTAATGCTGCATTCCTTACAAGTACGGAGGCAACTGTGCTCCTGGAAACACTCACAGTTTCTGCTCTGATCTAGCCGTAACAATTTTAACTAAAGagagttaattaaaaaagaaaaggcatcATAAAAACTAGATTTTATGCCATGGCATGCAATACATTTAATGGTGCCTAATGAACTGTAACTGAGCATGCAGTTTAACTCTATTAATCATAACAGTACACTGTAAATATTCTGCATGTATACATATATTGCTCATCTGCTAATCAAGGACAAAGCTTGTAAAATCTACAGAcccaacatatttaaatatagtaacagcaaacaaacagagaaacaaactgtGACCTTTAGTATAACTTGTTCTATTGCAAAAACTAAGAATATAATCAAAAATTCTCTTTGGGATCCAACTTCACCATTTATATTTCATCACACTGccatacaccaatcagccacgaCATTAagactggtggttttaatataaaaatataatattgtttTGATATATCATGAGGAGTTAACCAAACTCGTTAACACAAACTGGTTAAAAAGaagtttttaaacaataattactATAATCCATTTTCTTAGATTAgtattacttttacttaaaatgtaCATAGTCTTCTTAGTAATTTTACTTAAGGAAAGACTGATACTTGTAGAAGAGATTTGATTAGACTAATacttggatttttttccttgtgtattgagtttgtgtacttctaccacatCTGCACACAGTGCATTACATTTTCTTCCACATGAGAAAATGTGATACAGCCACAGACAGATGTGTgtggccatgctgacctttgtccttcatgacattattaaaaccaccagtgttattgttgtggctggCACAGGGTACACATGAACATACTGGCTAAGTGCCTGCAGCTTGATGGCCAGTTTAAGGGCTTCTAGGCATTGAAGCCTGGCATCATTGATGACCCCACAGTTGCTCCTCATAGTGACAATCTTCATTGAGCAATTTAACAGCTCTGAGAGCAGCTGCCATTTCAGCACCAGGTTATCTCCTGTTCATTGATCAAgacaaagagatttaaaaaaacgttataatttataacataaaaaaaaaaactaagggGAATATCATCTTGACCATGACCTTTTGGGCCATGTGTGAGAAGAATGTACCTTGGTCAATGAAGCGCAcatctgtgctgctgccattAGTCCCATATAGACCTTTCCCTACCAGTGTGACCAGCAGGCTGCAGAGAAGCTTCAGGCTTTCGTAGATGGCAGTGTCTGGGCTATTTATAcctaacacacaaaaacacagatccATACTTTAAAGCTGCAAACCTTTGGATTACATTCTCACATTGCATACTAAGGACACAAAGCAATTTGGTTAGAAGAAATTGCAGCAAATGTTTCTGCTAACCAAACTGTGTGATACAGCTCCGTTGAATTTGTGGCAGTGCAGCTGTGTCCAAACTCAGATAGGAGCAACAGGTCTGGAGTGTGCGAGCACGCAGAAGGTACCAGCTCTTTGACTGTTTCAGCTCATTCACTTCTTTAAGCACGCTACAAAGATAAGGCACTCCACGATCCACCTGAAATATAGCCAAACATGAGGGACAATTTGATAAAGTCCACATGgcccaaaaaaaataaaataaaatcaataatatgataaataataaaaggtaCACATTGCCCACCTGTCCTGTGCTATAGCAATACTGAGCTTTCAAAAGAATGGCCAGCATAGAGAGGTGAGAAGGTCTCTCAGCAGCGGTATCTGAGGTAAGGATTTTTTCAGCATGCTCTAGCTGCGTCTAAAAGACAATTAGTTACAttggaaaataatttcaaataaaagtgGAACATATTACAACAATATTTACCAAGCCCATATTGACATGAAATTAGATACATTCTCCTTAAGAATAATCATTACAAAACTGCATTACCAAAGCTATTTCAGGAGTGCCGATATCCAGTAGGAGGCTGGCCGATTGACAGAGAAAGTTGGCACAACCATGGGTGTCAGCAAGGTGACGTGACAGTCTGATAGCAAGTTGGTAAGCTTCCAAGGCCTTTACAGGctaccaaaaaagaaaaattttgaTTAGCCTACTATACACATACAGCAATTGCCAATGAAATTAATACTAATTTTAACACCATAATTAGGTTACATAATGAATTCTAACACACCTAATTCTTAAAAGAGAAACCTTAAAATACTTGTCTTAATTTTGAATAGTAGAAGGATGATACTTATTGATACAAACTGAAAATCTGTTATCTGGGATAATTTTGCACACATCTTTTATTATTACCTTTCCCATAAGTTTGAAGAGTGCTGCACTCAAACCAATAGAGCTACATGTCTGTCTGGTGTTACGGACAGAAGGCAGGACTTCACCCTTCAAAAGAGTGCACCACTCATCTAGTGCTCTTTCCAAAGGTTTGCACAGttctgaaagataaaaaaataaataaggttaTCAATCAATAAGGTGAAAAAAATATCTATTAGATTAGACCCACTAAGTTTATGATGGCAATGCATTCTCACACATATCTAGTATAACAATTGGCTATCAGAATGCAAACATCATcttgaagaaaataatatgaCAAATGGTTTCCTACTGTTATCTGCAGCCAAGTTGAAATGCAGGCCTTCATAGACCTGAATGCTGTCCTGTGTCTTTTGCTTGTCTTCATAATCAAAATCATTGGTTCCTATGGGATTGGCCAAAGAGCGTGTCTGCTCACGCAGCTCTCGAAGTTTATTGTCCTTCTCAATGGCCtggacaaaaatacacagtatttttattaaattaacatcATCCTTCATCAGCAGATCAACCACTTTGATTATTCCATCTCACAGAACTTTAACATCAGTTATACcatctaaataaatgtattagcTGAGTGTTTAACTTTCCCTTGTAGATTACTAGCATGTCTTTAAGTAATTCAGAGAAAAAGATTAATCTAtatgatttaaaacatataGATTATAATGTAATTATAAATGGGCGAGCATATCTTAACCAGTgacaatttaacttttttttcccttgcaaaaaaaaaaaaacaaaaaaaaaatctgtagttTAGAAccatatgaaaataatattcTAACAGATCCAGCGGTGCTCACCTCCTGAAGATTCTTCTCAACTGTGCAGATATAGAGCCAAAGAAAAGCATGGGCCTTGTTATCGTGCAGTCTGTCAGAATTCTCTGGAGTTTCTGGTTCTTCTTCCAGTAGTCGTAAAGCCTCATATGTAAAATCAATTGCTGTGCTGTGAAgttacaaacatacaaaaacacacacagaaatgctggtgactagctttttaaatatgtggcTCTAGTGCTTTATGATTTAAGCACAATTCTGAGATTCCAGCAACCTATTTTCTTTCGTAGTATGTAAATCATTGTAACTGTAACAAAACACACCTACACTAGGAAATTATTATCTAAATAAATCCTACCATTCAGTTTGTTCACTGAAATCCTGGAAACACACAACTTGGGCCATTTCACAGAGGTAGACAGCCCGTAGGTGGCTGTGGGAGCTCCCTTCATGGCAGATGTCTAGCAGGTCACAGAGTGTGTTGTAACGCTCTTGGGCAGTGTCCCCTGCAACTTCCTTATAGGCACGCAGTTCTTCATCCAAGAGGCAGAGCATTACTCCCTCATCAGGGACATCAGGACCAAAACCATCACGCAATGTTCTATTTCACAATGTGACAAGACAAGCCAACAGTTCTAAGTTTCCTTTCCATCAATTTTCCACACAACACCATTTCACAAAACCATTGATACACACAGCAGAATATCTGACAATTTACAATAGATAAGTCATTAGTGCTTGGCTGTACCTTAGTCGGATGTCCTCTTCAGAGTTACGTGCTGCAtcgatttttgtttttacccagAGAGAGACGGGTTCAGCCATATGAGTGGTGATTTCATCTCCCAGAGCTCTCAGCCACAGGATCACCCAGTCAAGTGCTCGCTCCAGTTGTCCAGCCCGCCGTGACGTCTGCACAGCCAGCATGAAGAGTCGGCTTAGCTAGACAATGACAATGAAAGATTTCATTATCAATTATGAATGAAGACCAACTAACAGAACAGTTGATCATACATataagtgtgtgcgtgtaaaGAGTAAACTAAGAAAAACTTACCCTGTCAATAGAAAGTGAGGTGGGGCAATTCTTCAAAAAATCCTTGCAAAGGATCTCAATTAGCATGAAGGCCTGGTCATAGAGACGCTGGTTGTATAAGCCACAAGCTAAGTTGCTTACTGTGATCACTACAAgacacacaatgacaaaaaagcaaaacaaagaaagtcaCAATAATAAGTGTCTATGTTCCTCCTAATTTAAATAAGGATTTCAAAAACACTCAAAGTGACTTGGCAACTCAAAGTACACAAAGTAGAATCCAAAACCTGTTTTAATTAGAAGGTTTTCACTTGGCAGCTTGCGCAGTTCATTCATCATCTGTCCAGCTGTGGCTTGGCAATACAGCAGCACTCTCTCCAGAGTATCACTGTTTTCCAGCTAGGAAGAAAAATTTATCAAAATCCCTTAGAGTACATCTACAATGGTTAACACAGGTTGCAAGTGTTGTGTTCAGTTTTATTACTTCTATTATTATCATGGAACTGGCCATTACAGATGTTATTCTCACCTGTGATGAGAGCATACTCTCATAAGTTAAAACGAAGCCTTGGTACATACTGAAACAAAGCCCCTGTTGCAGTCTGCTGTTCTCAGCTTGGCATGATGGATTCTGTTGGTAGAGCACATTAGCATTATCTGTCCAAGTTCTAAAAATATACATAGGAAGAGATCAGAATACATTTCCTGCTCAATAACTGCACTCACCttctttagcatttttattatcTGCTTTTGGTGTTCCTCAAGAAATGCAAACCAGGCCACAAGTACAGGTCCACTCAATCCTTTCTTGTGGCCACTTTCGACAACCCATGCTACTAGTCCACACCCTTCCAGAACTGCATGAGCTTCTTGGTCACCCAGGTTCACTGATAGAGACCTTAAGACTTTGGCACACTGTGTCAAAGCTTGGGCGTTGTCCTCGCCAGTCTTAATAGTTGCATGAAGATTTACTGCCCATTTACCAAGCAATAGAGCTGTACATTGACAGTCACCACAGTCTCGCATCTTGCTCTCAATTTCGTTTAGAAAGGTAGAGGCCAGATCGTAGTGGTGTGCCACACAAAGCAGCTTAACTGCCATCAACACTATTTCTGAAAGCACATATAAAGTGGAAGTCTCAATATACTGCATTCCCCCGTCATCCTCAGAGCCTCGGCCAACAGTCCAGTATCTGTTAAAAAGTTTGTGCACTTCCTGAACGAGAAAGGAAGCATCATCCCTGGTCACCGTTCCACAACTACTCTCAAATTCAGTGAGGGCATCCTCTATGTACATGGGAGCTTTGGAGAAAGATGGAGTTTCTGCCTTTAACAACAAGAGGAAGTTCA
This genomic interval from Channa argus isolate prfri chromosome 5, Channa argus male v1.0, whole genome shotgun sequence contains the following:
- the espl1 gene encoding separin, giving the protein MKCLKAEEYIKRTASVKETELLLQELENYVKSGPGIQGRTLCDRVIRACNHQLGVGSPDSDHVSHLVKLVELSLQGYDVSAALVPQSIPLYMEKIIFHIIKKLNNLEAHSLCSHVAELLYCRIKPAQQAEDYCILLRSCFSVLWSGISAAKDRKILNHRDKLHCQMQALNFLLLLKAETPSFSKAPMYIEDALTEFESSCGTVTRDDASFLVQEVHKLFNRYWTVGRGSEDDGGMQYIETSTLYVLSEIVLMAVKLLCVAHHYDLASTFLNEIESKMRDCGDCQCTALLLGKWAVNLHATIKTGEDNAQALTQCAKVLRSLSVNLGDQEAHAVLEGCGLVAWVVESGHKKGLSGPVLVAWFAFLEEHQKQIIKMLKKNPSCQAENSRLQQGLCFSMYQGFVLTYESMLSSQLENSDTLERVLLYCQATAGQMMNELRKLPSENLLIKTVITVSNLACGLYNQRLYDQAFMLIEILCKDFLKNCPTSLSIDRLSRLFMLAVQTSRRAGQLERALDWVILWLRALGDEITTHMAEPVSLWVKTKIDAARNSEEDIRLRTLRDGFGPDVPDEGVMLCLLDEELRAYKEVAGDTAQERYNTLCDLLDICHEGSSHSHLRAVYLCEMAQVVCFQDFSEQTECTAIDFTYEALRLLEEEPETPENSDRLHDNKAHAFLWLYICTVEKNLQEAIEKDNKLRELREQTRSLANPIGTNDFDYEDKQKTQDSIQVYEGLHFNLAADNKLCKPLERALDEWCTLLKGEVLPSVRNTRQTCSSIGLSAALFKLMGKPVKALEAYQLAIRLSRHLADTHGCANFLCQSASLLLDIGTPEIALTQLEHAEKILTSDTAAERPSHLSMLAILLKAQYCYSTGQVDRGVPYLCSVLKEVNELKQSKSWYLLRARTLQTCCSYLSLDTAALPQIQRSCITQFGINSPDTAIYESLKLLCSLLVTLVGKGLYGTNGSSTDVRFIDQGDNLVLKWQLLSELLNCSMKIVTMRSNCGVINDARLQCLEALKLAIKLQALSQCAELLVIKAELELMQGEREESGFDLEKVRNLLDLCTDFSDQVQRAEVKIKPRKGRPVQKSQCPIPALEDDFKGILSTRWLGKEPVVKDLASSPPLKVQPHRWLSSLAHETDCQCPCCSEPCLGRATARWAAAQADLVLQLNPNESKVILKLQWAALARCKSVTAKLGAKLEKLFLSSSPARGSSKPSLMQDVMGRVYLHMALSGLDPGRNKLCSIWKILESGFTFVDSTPSPVLRPVRAGLKAAKAMVSIITLASKKGCIPEELFSNVWTWNAPNDRELKSEEKTVQPSSLLKKPKDSIKNPDVCDKTKVKVVKPKIQVETSTNVKGMFPVTPVMVKSKSTVQELGSFDFNTVVPTLSFTPIQKVKTSVQKAPRTAPKVQFHVYEELSPIQDKAQPVPAAPRRSKKSRFKVEFSDESDSENKTKPEPKDKSDVPKKRMTTRRAASNAKKASDSPAGKVPIKRQGRVKKGNEVSQGASSEDDVTMVSQAASTRRGRSRRQPSRTEAETVEEPDKMRSIEEETNEVMDISIEQLRTSDMETEDNPASNFDFEVLRRDICCNFERDDLLELRNKGHLRECPQTHLPRSNIKPENLSLEDVQSLLWSAWQSFQHFPSPTIYPTLCCLLALTIGQQDPVTTAMLHTQALGITSRYRTIRHLASCLKKLRKTHSDLAERIDALSLNEASSTESKLSTEHSLSRLENIFSFPTADSSSFPQNHCQEFTKQIQHLPAGITVCLMSVLGVKPGEMGNSIMLSRLEKSSAPVTVNIPTAKQLHPISWLVQEMDSIQVEQKVVSCVSEKAKWWEGRRALDSRVERVLKEMEGLLGCWKSFLLPLSSDPDLDKQTQQLCEALSARGVTVSKEMLQAVLSASPILSQEDLKRFARGLSPRWDVQCEQLLHTAETRLKERDKPQGHVVLILDKYLQKLPWESISILKSCSVSRMPSLQSLIGLSIQKETDSQSILKQGVNARQVFYVLDPDANLENSQDRFKEWFSSNLDWDGVCGVPPDSSRLEEAVATKDLYIYVGHGAGARFLDSQAVLKRQMRAASLLFGCSSAALAVRGDQEGQGIILNYLIAGCPFVLGNLWDVTDRDIDRFTKALLESWLGAGSGAPLLDHMGSSRQATHLKHLIGAAPVVYGLPVHLQ